Proteins encoded within one genomic window of Humulus lupulus chromosome 1, drHumLupu1.1, whole genome shotgun sequence:
- the LOC133802399 gene encoding leucine-rich repeat extensin-like protein 3, with amino-acid sequence MANSNTHIPLLIFSILVLLTHSNHATTATTIEASTSTTKAAVVSKAQVACTMCDACENPCEPMPTPPPPVVECPPPPAPPPPSPPLPEGPECPPPPMPKPPCQENICGGGGGGYAPPSEGGNNSPQYPTPIFPRPPYMPVGDAPPASYYPNYYMPPPSSSLRVTASTGVLNTILFFGFLCLIM; translated from the coding sequence ATGGCAAATTCTAATACTCACATCCCACTCCTAATATTTTCCATTCTTGTTCTTCTCACCCATTCAAACCATgcaacaacagcaacaacaatCGAAGCCAGTACGTCCACTACTAAGGCTGCCGTTGTGTCGAAAGCCCAGGTAGCATGCACCATGTGCGACGCGTGTGAAAACCCATGTGAGCCCATGCCAACACCACCTCCACCAGTAGTTGAATGCCCGCCGCCACCAGCTCCTCCGCCGCCTTCTCCGCCGCTCCCGGAAGGCCCAGAATGCCCCCCTCCTCCAATGCCTAAACCTCCTTGCCAAGAGAATATTTGCGGCGGCGGTGGAGGCGGTTATGCGCCGCCCAGCGAAGGTGGCAATAATAGTCCACAATACCCTACTCCTATTTTCCCACGGCCGCCGTATATGCCCGTTGGTGATGCTCCGCCGGCTTCCTACTATCCCAACTACTATATGCCTCCACCTTCAAGCTCTCTCAGAGTTACCGCAAGTACTGGAGTTCTCAACACCATTCTCTTCTTCGGTTTTCTTTGCTTAATTATGTAG